A stretch of Ipomoea triloba cultivar NCNSP0323 chromosome 11, ASM357664v1 DNA encodes these proteins:
- the LOC115996180 gene encoding uncharacterized protein DDB_G0271670-like yields the protein MGEGKTQLIQDQWFLYGNNSFKNHQDHHETSSSSTSSSFIGENSSSLSSSSSTICSLDTTDDASSSSSPDPSFNGSLYDLSSLMSQLPIKRGLSKFYNGKSESFTSLSRVSSIEELAKKETPLKRKMKACKSYGAGLDAYKSYTSPKPIITKKPSSKISFSSSQSRRGSFTSRSTRPPLIPVQENNLGC from the exons ATGGGAGAAGGCAAGACTCAGTTGATTCAAGATCAGTGGTTTCTATATGGGAATAATAGTTTCAAGAATCACCAAGATCATCATGagacatcatcatcatccacttCATCATCATTCATAGGAGAGAATTcctcatcattatcatcatcatcatcaacaatttGTTCTCTGGACACCACAGATGatgcatcttcttcatcttcacctGATCCTTCCTTCAATGGATCCTTATATGACCTCTCATCTCTCATGTCCCAATTACCCATCAA GAGGGGGCTGTCTAAATTCTATAATGGGAAATCAGAATCCTTCACATCTTTGTCAAGGGTGAGCAGCATAGAAGAGCTGGCAAAGAAAGAAACGCCattgaagagaaaaatgaaGGCTTGCAAGAGCTATGGGGCTGGGTTGGATGCCTACAAATCATACACTTCTCCTAAGCCAATTATCACAAAGAAACCCTCATCCAAGATCTCATTTTCATCTTCTCAAAGTAGAAGAGGGAGTTTCACCAGCAGGAGCACTAGACCCCCTCTCATTCCTGTGCAGGAGAACAACCTAGGATGCtaa
- the LOC115996174 gene encoding uncharacterized protein LOC115996174, whose amino-acid sequence MDGSSSGKRVSSSRSHEPSAAPKPSLSGAGETNENVLTQDQMNSKLHNHKKPLNRHFRSPPMSEASKTAVRGKNILGERNGADSNSGRSSLGISSQSCASGSNDDEQNSSFVADSSSNQYDPLTNYLSPRPKYLRYKPNRRREILLHLENRDGEGNDGLGVERIISVETKEFVGDEGSMGHAKESSPLTPREVNVQPENDEILKKGDGGDDSCLPSQEGNAEPENDKIPENEDADDDNDEAVDSEEEDEDDVEEEEEYFEDNGRNFNWLLKLLLLMVIVFLSPLFASLMDYPLSSPTELGVVPLDVNRSISDSHNKIEASTSSFWELDQGDEVEFVEDEEIFSGTSIELVEVAGTANGLSEGSDQELEKEHTETDMVDDKEAEAFDHLAILEPIENKLEAVSTVENEDFGLLKKHKAFDKTDDSREDHENLEISESLAIPNAPSEDENFATVIQEFDQMNDENEVLLVEPTSKASLGETVPETQMERDEDTDDKISVPGCMAAAYSEESDSSNSDGAEKSIYLKLQQIGPTPAALAIASILSLILAYAISIYSTRKARSSRKHSNPVVEPPQQSNRAEILTAVIPNVEIAHVEDDDVDGKRESIAKVSSSSFYPIEETPKDHHPRCTPKLFPQLEISSRLEMAAHDTTQLHNVYSTEASYFSRSVRDSSVEFSHTKSLGVELLGELVIGEVSSSLRTHARKTRLPETEESSSNSFSQVSGSRLPPLQPSSAFWDSQTSESSYGKKLVKKEGGKDGEAKKIITTPVRRSSRIRSRGTVMSP is encoded by the exons GAGCTGGGGAAACAAATGAGAATGTCTTGACCCAGGACCAAATGAATTCCAAGTTGCATAACCACAAGAAACCACTGAATAGGCATTTCAGGTCACCCCCCATGTCTGAAGCTTCTAAGACTGCTGTAAGGGGAAAGAATATTTTGGGTGAAAGGAATGGAGCTGACTCAAACTCAGGCAGATCTTCTTTGGGAATTTCATCTCAAAGTTGTGCCTCCGGGTCGAATGATGATGAGCAAAACAGTAGCTTTGTTGCTGATTCGTCCTCGAATCAGTATGATCCTTTAACAAATTACCTCTCCCCCCGGCCTAAGTACTTGCGCTACAAACCTAACAGGCGTCGGGAGATCCTTCTGCATCTTGAAAATAGGGATGGAGAAGGAAATGATGGACTTGGTGTTGAAAGAATCATTTCTGTTGAAACCAAGGAATTTGTTGGAGATGAAGGATCAATGGGGCATGCCAAGGAATCTTCCCCTCTGACTCCCCGAGAAGTTAATGTGCAACCAGAAAACGATGAAATTCTCAAGAAAGGGGATGGCGGTGATGACTCCTGTCTTCCTTCGCAGGAAGGTAATGCAGAGCCAGAAAATGATAAAATTCCTGAGAATGAGGATGCTGAtgatgacaacgatgaagcAGTAGACAGCGAggaggaggatgaagatgatgtggaggaggaggaggaataCTTTGAGGACAATGGTCGGAATTTCAATTGGTTGTTGAAACTTCTGCTTTTAATGGTGATTGTGTTCCTATCTCCCTTGTTTGCATCTTTGATGGACTATCCTTTATCTTCACCAACTGAACTTGGAGTTGTTCCCTTAGATGTGAATAGAAGTATAAGTGATTCTCACAACAAAATTGAGGCTTCGACAAGTAGTTTTTGGGAATTGGATCAAGGAGACGAGGTAGAATTTGTTGAGGATGAAGAGATCTTTTCTGGAACTAGCATTGAGCTAGTTGAGGTGGCTGGGACTGCGAATGGGCTCAGTGAAGGTTCTGATCAAGAACTAGAAAAAGAACACACAGAAACTGATATGGTAGATGACAAAGAAGCAGAAGCTTTTGATCACCTGGCTATATTAGAACCTATCGAAAACAAACTTGAAGCTGTCAGTACAGTGGAAAATGAAGATTTTGGCTTGCTGAAGAAGCACAAAGCCTTTGATAAGACTGATGATTCCCGTGAAGATCACGAAAATCTGGAAATCTCTGAAAGCCTTGCTATTCCTAATGCACCATCAGAAGATGAGAATTTTGCTACTGTAATCCAAGAATTCGATCAAATGAATGACGAGAATGAGGTTTTACTGGTAGAGCCAACTTCAAAGGCAAGCCTTGGAGAAACAGTTCCAGAGACACAAATGGAGAGAGATGAAGATACAGATGACAAGATTAGTGTTCCAGGGTGTATGGCTGCTGCTTATAGTGAGGAATCTGATTCCAGTAATTCTGATGGTGCAGAGAAGTCCATATATTTAAAGCTCCAACAGATTGGACCCACTCCAGCAGCTCTTGCCATTGCTTCCATActttccctgattttggcatatGCTATCTCCATTTATTCTACAAGGAAAGCAAGAAGTTCTCGTAAACACTCAAATCCCGTCGTTGAACCACCACAGCAGTCTAACAGAGCGGAGATACTCACAGCTGTGATTCCAAATGTCGAAATAGCACATGTTGAGGATGATGATGTTGATGGGAAAAGAGAATCTATTGCAAAGGTTTCATCATCGTCGTTCTATCCTATTGAAGAAACACCGAAGGACCACCACCCGAGATGCACCCCCAAGTTGTTCCCCCAACTTGAAATCTCCTCTAGACTCGAAATGGCCGCTCATGACACCACACAACTTCACAACGTTTATTCTACAGAAGCCTCATATTTTTCTCGCTCGGTGAGAGATTCATCAGTAGAGTTTAGCCACACCAAATCGCTCGGGGTTGAGCTTCTCGGAGAACTTGTTATAGGAGAAGTGAGCAGCTCCCTAAGAACTCATGCCAGGAAAACCAGGCTGCCTGAAACAGAAGAGAGTAGTAGCAATTCCTTCTCTCAGGTCAGTGGCTCAAGACTTCCTCCATTGCAGCCATCTTCTGCTTTCTGGGACTCTCAAACCTCTGAATCCTCATATGGAAAGAAGCTAGTCAAGAAAGAG GGAGGCAAAGATGGAGAGGCCAAGAAGATAATCACAACTCCAGTAAGGCGATCAAGCAGAATTCGAAGCCGGGGCACAGTCATGTCTCCATGA